The following coding sequences lie in one Propionispora vibrioides genomic window:
- a CDS encoding DUF3793 family protein — protein sequence MMPQNVMQEETTAIAGQNQPKKDRFLRWLAVELAPTLCGSKPSTILSLINTKSQQALSLWREYGKAVFCDAGVRTLSLRSFADRECVLFYRPDTLLWCINRPAYRAFLENLGYPVEQGSEACLAVLKARFHQCCPHEIGVFLGIPLKDVLGFMGMISLRETCRRDWCIYGNPEESIAVIERFAQDRTHVERLLAIGFCPVEIICRGKERLSYTA from the coding sequence ATGATGCCGCAAAATGTAATGCAAGAGGAGACAACTGCCATAGCCGGGCAAAACCAGCCTAAAAAAGACCGGTTCTTGCGCTGGCTGGCAGTTGAACTGGCACCCACTTTGTGTGGCAGTAAGCCGTCGACCATTTTATCACTGATTAATACAAAATCACAGCAAGCTCTTTCGCTTTGGCGGGAATATGGCAAAGCCGTTTTTTGTGATGCCGGAGTTCGGACGTTATCGTTGCGCAGCTTTGCCGATAGGGAATGCGTGCTGTTCTATCGGCCCGATACGTTGCTGTGGTGCATAAACCGGCCTGCTTACCGGGCCTTTCTGGAAAACCTGGGCTATCCCGTAGAGCAGGGCAGTGAGGCTTGTCTGGCGGTGCTTAAAGCGCGTTTTCACCAGTGCTGTCCGCATGAAATCGGGGTTTTTTTGGGGATTCCCCTTAAAGATGTGTTGGGCTTTATGGGGATGATCTCATTAAGAGAAACCTGCCGCCGGGATTGGTGCATTTATGGCAATCCGGAGGAATCGATTGCTGTTATTGAACGCTTTGCCCAGGATCGGACCCATGTGGAGCGGCTGCTGGCGATCGGTTTTTGTCCGGTGGAGATTATCTGCCGGGGAAAAGAGCGTTTGTCCTATACGGCATAA